The DNA region ttaaatagTCACCTTTGACCAAACATCCCCCTTATATACAATGTATTTCTTATCTTAATCTTGAGGTATTGCTGAAGTGATCAGCTTAATTATCTGAAACCAAACACCTCTGTTTCTACTTGGCTGATAACTTTTCCTTTTAATGTATCTTTTCAGAGGTTAATTTCGCTCTTATGGGTGTTTACTGACATCTACTGACCAAACACGGTAAAAACCATTTTCAAGCAGCTgcttatggaagaaaaaaaaaaaaatgcaagcccTTTCAGTGGGAATGTGGGTGGCTCTGAAAAGAGCCTTTGGTTTAGTTATTTGCGTTGTTGCCAAAGGAACGCAGGGTCCTCACTTGCCCTTGGCCTTGTGGTGGCTCTCGGTCTTCTTGGGCAGCAGCACGGCCTGGATGTTGGGCAGCACGCCGCCCTGCGCGATGGTCACCTTGCCCAGCAGCTTGTTGAGCTCCTCGTCGTTGCGGATGGCCAGCTGCAGGTGGCGCGGGATGATGCGCGTCTTCTTGTTGTCGCGCGCCGCGTTGCCCGCCAGCTCCAGGATCTCGGCCGTCAGGTACTCCAGCACCGCCGCCAGGTACACGGGCGCGCCCGCGCCGACGCGCTCGGCGTAGTTGCCCTTGCGGAGCAGCCGGTGCACGCGGCCCACGGGGAACTGCAGCCCGGCCCGCGAGGAGCGCGTCTTGGCCTTGGCGCGCGCCTTGCCGCCCTGCTTGCCGCGTCCGGACATGTTGAGTTCAATGTGTCAACAAAAAGCAGACAGCAAAGTGAAAGTGCTGCGGTCTCAAATTTTATAAACATGTCTGGGCGCGAAAAAGCAGTTGTGTCATTGGCTAAATCTGCAGCTCTATTTGGCATTCTGATTGGGCAGACCTTATGACGTCACTCTGAATATGCACGAATTACACACAAGAATTTAACACCTTATTTGCATACCACTTGGTATATAAGGCGGATAAGTCAAACTCTCCTCCATCTACTGCATTCTCCAGCTGAACGACTCCGCTGAGCTCCCGACCATGCCCGAGCCTGCCAAGTCCGCGCCCGCCCCGAAGAAGGGCTCCAAGAAGGCGGTGACCAAGGCGCAGAAGAAAGACGGCAAGAAGCGCAAGCGCAGCCGCAAGGAGAGCTACTCGGTGTACGTGTACAAGGTGCTCAAGCAGGTGCACCCCGACACCGGCATCTCGTCCAAGGCCATGGGCATCATGAACTCGTTCGTCAACGACATCTTCGAGCGCATCGCGGGCGAGGCGTCGCGCCTGGCGCATTACAACAAGCGCTCGACCATCACGTCGCGCGAGATCCAGACGGCCGTGCGCCTGCTGCTGCCCGGCGAGCTGGCCAAGCACGCCGTGTCCGAGGGCACCAAGGCCGTCACCAAGTACACCAGCTCCAAGTAGACGCGCGAGCACGCGGCCTCACTCCTGACCCAAAGGCTCTTTTCAGAGCCACCCACGTTTTCCCATAGAGAGCTGTGCACTGGCACGTCCAAGTCCTGAGCGTTCGTGCCCA from Myotis daubentonii chromosome 18, mMyoDau2.1, whole genome shotgun sequence includes:
- the LOC132220843 gene encoding histone H2A type 1; the protein is MSGRGKQGGKARAKAKTRSSRAGLQFPVGRVHRLLRKGNYAERVGAGAPVYLAAVLEYLTAEILELAGNAARDNKKTRIIPRHLQLAIRNDEELNKLLGKVTIAQGGVLPNIQAVLLPKKTESHHKAKGK
- the LOC132220852 gene encoding histone H2B type 1-C/E/F/G/I, giving the protein MPEPAKSAPAPKKGSKKAVTKAQKKDGKKRKRSRKESYSVYVYKVLKQVHPDTGISSKAMGIMNSFVNDIFERIAGEASRLAHYNKRSTITSREIQTAVRLLLPGELAKHAVSEGTKAVTKYTSSK